The following coding sequences are from one Kallotenue papyrolyticum window:
- a CDS encoding adenylosuccinate synthase, with product MSVVAVIGGQWGDEGKGRIVDLLAQHAHMVIRYSGGNNAGHTVINDRGVFKLHLIPAGIFNPSTANIIGTGVVVDPASLLEEMETLAAADVSFDRLYISDRAHVILPYHREQDRLQETLRGDGKIGTTGRGVGPAYSDKMERIGLRMADLRDEHTLRQQLARAASMKNAFFRALNGPQVVAEELFEQLRAYGQRLRAHIVPSHPLVQRALQRGERILLEGAQASLLDVDWGTYPYVTSSAPGAAGACQGSGIGPRHLSRILGVYKAYTTRVGGGPFPTELRDETGDLLRERGHEYGTTTGRPRRCGWFDAVAARYVAELNSLTHLVITKLDVLDPLPVIRICTGYRLKGELIDYMPTLASELERVEPIYEELPGWQSDTSAVRDYAALPANARRYLERLAELIGVPLAIISVGASRDASITRVPVEALFA from the coding sequence AGCGGCGGGAACAACGCCGGCCACACGGTGATCAACGATCGTGGCGTGTTCAAACTGCATCTGATCCCCGCCGGTATATTCAACCCCTCCACTGCCAACATCATTGGTACAGGCGTCGTTGTCGATCCGGCGTCGCTGTTGGAAGAGATGGAGACGCTGGCCGCCGCCGACGTATCGTTTGATCGATTGTACATCAGCGATCGCGCGCATGTCATTCTGCCCTACCACCGCGAGCAGGATCGGCTGCAGGAGACCTTGCGCGGTGACGGCAAGATCGGTACCACAGGGCGTGGCGTGGGGCCAGCCTACAGCGATAAAATGGAGCGCATTGGCTTGCGCATGGCCGACCTGCGCGATGAGCATACGCTGCGTCAGCAGTTGGCGCGCGCAGCAAGCATGAAGAATGCCTTTTTCCGCGCGCTGAACGGACCGCAGGTCGTGGCCGAGGAGCTGTTCGAACAGTTGCGCGCCTATGGTCAGCGTTTGCGGGCGCATATCGTGCCGTCGCATCCGCTGGTACAGCGCGCGCTGCAGCGTGGCGAACGCATTCTGCTGGAGGGGGCGCAGGCCTCGCTGCTGGATGTTGATTGGGGCACCTATCCCTACGTCACCTCGTCGGCGCCGGGCGCGGCGGGCGCTTGTCAGGGATCGGGCATCGGGCCGCGTCATCTGTCGCGCATTCTGGGGGTGTACAAGGCCTACACCACGCGCGTCGGCGGTGGACCGTTTCCCACCGAGCTGCGCGACGAGACCGGCGATCTGCTGCGCGAACGTGGCCACGAGTACGGTACGACGACGGGGCGTCCCCGGCGTTGTGGTTGGTTCGACGCCGTGGCGGCGCGCTATGTGGCTGAACTCAACAGTCTGACCCATCTGGTGATCACCAAACTCGATGTGCTCGATCCGTTGCCCGTGATTCGCATCTGCACCGGCTACCGCCTGAAGGGCGAGTTGATCGACTACATGCCAACGCTGGCCAGTGAGCTGGAGCGCGTCGAGCCGATCTACGAAGAGTTGCCCGGCTGGCAAAGCGATACGAGTGCCGTTCGCGACTACGCTGCGCTGCCGGCCAATGCCCGGCGCTACCTCGAACGTCTGGCCGAACTGATCGGCGTGCCGCTGGCGATCATTTCCGTCGGGGCGTCGCGCGACGCCAGCATTACGCGCGTGCCGGTGGAAGCCCTGTTCGCGTAG